A single Sutterella megalosphaeroides DNA region contains:
- a CDS encoding TraE/TraK family type IV conjugative transfer system protein codes for MPLLSDRVCEANRTKLVLELTVAALSVTTVLLAGAVLFRNPPVQTVVLPPSVVKDAGWTFTESGPSASYLERWSADLLSLAANLTPETADASMQRLLAHVNPEDVVRLRILLENQIEGLKADRASSVFYPNAVEVNEKALTADVSGIQKLLIGTRVTHSESVVYRLRYRYEAGRLFLRAIERVDGGNGDGAASSSNALNAADRTSREAAR; via the coding sequence ATGCCGCTTCTCTCCGACCGCGTATGCGAAGCCAACCGCACGAAACTCGTGCTCGAACTGACGGTCGCCGCGTTGTCGGTGACGACCGTCCTGCTCGCAGGCGCCGTTCTCTTTCGCAATCCTCCCGTCCAAACCGTGGTACTCCCGCCCTCGGTCGTGAAAGACGCCGGGTGGACCTTCACCGAATCGGGCCCCTCGGCCTCCTATCTGGAGCGGTGGTCCGCGGACCTTCTTTCTCTGGCCGCAAACCTCACTCCCGAAACGGCGGACGCCTCGATGCAGAGGCTCTTGGCGCACGTCAACCCCGAAGACGTCGTGCGGCTCCGAATCCTTCTCGAAAACCAAATCGAAGGCCTCAAAGCCGACCGCGCCTCAAGCGTCTTCTATCCCAACGCCGTCGAGGTGAACGAAAAGGCCCTGACGGCGGACGTCTCCGGCATTCAGAAGCTCTTGATCGGCACCCGCGTCACGCACTCGGAGTCGGTCGTCTATCGGTTGCGCTACCGCTACGAAGCGGGGCGCCTTTTCCTCCGGGCGATCGAACGGGTCGACGGCGGGAACGGTGACGGCGCGGCTTCTTCGTCGAACGCTTTGAACGCCGCCGACCGCACCTCCCGGGAGGCCGCACGATGA
- the traA gene encoding TraA family conjugative transfer protein: protein MTTISMTAAASAASLIPRSTSLSSFSKEAAEFLARERVRKVLFVLLAAALLYVAYALIADPAFAAASPTGTTDFDALYNRLLGWVGGSLGKSLALAFLVVGLAVGIIRGNLTAAIVTLGAGIALAMFPAIIENLFTLGS from the coding sequence ATGACCACCATCTCCATGACCGCGGCCGCTTCTGCCGCTTCTTTGATTCCTCGTTCGACCTCGCTTTCCTCCTTCAGCAAAGAAGCGGCCGAATTCCTCGCGCGCGAACGCGTTCGCAAGGTGCTCTTCGTCCTTCTTGCGGCGGCTCTTCTTTACGTCGCCTACGCCCTCATCGCGGACCCCGCCTTCGCGGCCGCGAGCCCCACGGGCACGACCGACTTCGACGCCCTCTACAACCGCTTGCTCGGCTGGGTCGGGGGCTCGCTCGGCAAGTCCTTGGCCTTGGCCTTCCTGGTCGTTGGCCTTGCGGTCGGGATCATCCGCGGCAACTTGACGGCCGCGATCGTGACGCTCGGCGCCGGGATTGCGCTTGCGATGTTCCCCGCGATCATCGAAAACCTCTTCACGCTCGGGAGCTGA
- a CDS encoding autotransporter outer membrane beta-barrel domain-containing protein, which yields MNKIFKTLKNHRTGSATAVSELQTSRTKGSRLKAIAVAAVAAAALSSGIEAATWDTGYDVILNEEHDEGTTHVGSGFAFGNKNLDLAAKTYDEDLTVLSWAFDPYVFRFNGLDSSGTPTVKLNLDDPYAMSVFEQSRGFDQALVHVKGGLTVHSGAHFSVDTGNSDPLDSNIFEQLIEQNGKTVARGRYIIGTRAQNLKALDGKTWDGYHDGIMFTDTTFYTATVLSELEIYDGQTLKLNVSGSQNWGAHLTGEGDVAYVGDNKAEDVVTVKQNFESHKTEDQELDRLHLANDYTGATTVKGVTLNLERETSLGSSGILNATDANIVEVNEGALGELDTIDFTNTALTTAGTSLEVTGDATFAGQNTINVVGSFEVDNGAELTSGSLTTGLATFKAGALEISDAALTASSVTVTGNTTVSGANTVTAGTFSANSLLLNANGSLHATGDLTANTARLAAGTQLVADKNVAVNDLLVMHDSAINAARFDAWGSVSLSGANTISTTDGAFIRGGDVALANGVSLDVARGGLTASTSVTVDDDAKLTVTGELNVEHTLTLGTAGSKTDTSNFSVGGLKVGEELAFVGKGRTSDDVYKFGTLVSALNSESAYNVSLTNANVEYTSWLRNVGTTTLDQAHLTLAYDNAVSLGHVVMTNTSGSAKSQNLLTFKSDWGFVIDNRFSVEGSAPEDVIELSGKGEVAFADTVQVDDNYAGWIRMTGTTLHLPQANMQGLSEKLSVSVGTGGTIALSNDQTTRLNRLGWADTGKNPGGTIDLSKFDFSNLGSDKAAITVNDLTVNGNGTIVVDESAVQGLTVGTGDEGDSIFDALNGNGGTLVISVANGFDPEAAGGTINVIVDGDTDHDEQLTGYFGDSGLFIGDNAVGAAAKGTWGYGTELDGSGLHVTHKLNEIELLEGKTLELAVEGSEYQGVQPKLTGTGTLKKTGDGFLHLVNTENTWSGSTVVEGGCLIAEAGALGTGMLDVDAKGTFVLSGAQDEKSDQIVEKLAVDGVVKIGGNTTENHLTLEVAEGGYFAEGSVLEGGSDTTLALNGGTLRVTDIEDVTSGYQGEIRVGGEATLVLDGNKDGRDDVADLSHVTGLGTIVLKDYAKHDTTGNFNGTTKVAGGHLEINGENADSTSGANLVMTEEGGTIESKGEHVFNSIDLRGGVLNVGKVTAGADIASGALHGTNVNLSDVTIEVSTDASGLTVDASDILSIDNVEGKTTWLVEGDKVEVANVTITGLDNVDKDPDLMQDGEQIGTIHYTLGQVTTDKGVGFNTKADSLTLTGVLNLTGSPDPTADTTLDLSVTGSETSGIKVEKEIVTLAGRNSYGTLDVEKDAEVILKNDQILAAGGTVNGRVSGDGQLVVKGGTLAVSSYAGTDFGIVLDAETEGENAELLIADRVGSPDLFAGAVRAEKGAVVSFWESTGNFTLASGSADYVLENRSSVTFGPYTPAEDGSFEADTVSVDNSSSAYFDIQGKAGATDLSQISGDGRVVLSYAPASEAVGTLDVTAIGTDSSAFTGTLAFVNAQATIGTDVSVANSALTQFATSTGKLEVGEGSVLHINNAKIRGGDGTVTPNPVKLAGDFSISDRATLDFTAGVLPGSGDEYLGNTSGVSVNAIDMQGHGFDVVGTGAEHTVTVVANVDNLDFASGLPSGGTYHGSILDMLGDTPDYPVLTLIKNIGETSDLAKIASEMKLEGDNVEHVVEFWQPNWDPNVDKTVHVANVTTGVKLVADEAHNGIAIGAGITGIDIVSGATLRMDEAASTESGVHVVDAEIKGDGNVIVSNSLGTAGSDGITFAAGNTYTGETVIDLGATLTAANEDAFGGSSLVRVGTMENGDGTDSAPSTLKVSVSQGNTGTYTNALKVNALTVGSNGTVELAKDNDLLLTGTGTSTLAANSTVTGDDSTTIGLAGGKLVVEKLDTLSGFKGAFRVDTDASVDFTVADGSYTWTNDVLYYTDARSRAIGAGEFVKTGAGTLVIDGTQANLAAMRLVAAEGTTNVKGGASILGLTTRADTVVDVDGVFTTQSLSADAGSIFALDVVTGKTVSVKEGESSTTKPIWGLGENGSDGIRVTGTASGTLNLAVTPKNVDRGAEESIQLVDAAHAEDGNFTVNLVDANGSRIEALTAGAYDYTLVRKDDAQNGTDVFLSSITGEDDVRNTTVTAGSYLGVAAAAQLFDISLHDRMSNRSWLTANADGSIANSFWVLETVSNERYGDSTGQIDVHDTASTTTVGSDILSGLAAGGTWYAGAMFSYATEDTKSRSNRTALDSRADTDAWAAGLYAGWQLNGADRTGPYVDGWILWTDAESDVKGGNVSETVDGNGLSASIEAGWGFKALSYNAHGQAGDIYVEPHVSVTWFGYEADDVSNDVHDVTFEGKDNIRTKLGVKTYAFGKNSGGFSPYVELNWIHNTETYGVTMSNVTVEQVGAEDQGEVRAGADWRINDAFTVWGHFGVTSGSDGYSNREGSLGVRYTF from the coding sequence ATGAATAAGATTTTCAAAACACTGAAGAATCATCGGACCGGCTCTGCGACGGCGGTATCCGAACTTCAGACGAGTCGGACCAAGGGTTCCCGCCTCAAGGCAATCGCTGTGGCCGCAGTTGCTGCGGCCGCGCTCTCTTCCGGGATCGAAGCGGCAACTTGGGACACCGGTTACGATGTCATTCTTAATGAGGAACATGACGAGGGAACCACGCACGTCGGTTCAGGTTTCGCCTTCGGTAACAAGAACCTTGATCTCGCGGCCAAGACCTACGACGAAGACCTTACGGTCTTGTCGTGGGCTTTTGACCCTTACGTCTTCCGGTTCAACGGGCTCGATTCGTCGGGGACGCCGACCGTCAAACTCAATCTCGACGACCCGTATGCGATGTCGGTCTTCGAACAATCTCGGGGGTTCGATCAGGCGCTCGTTCATGTGAAGGGAGGATTGACGGTACACTCGGGAGCGCATTTTTCGGTGGATACGGGGAACAGCGACCCTCTTGACTCGAACATTTTCGAGCAACTCATCGAACAAAACGGAAAGACGGTCGCTCGCGGTCGATACATCATCGGCACGCGCGCTCAGAACCTGAAGGCCCTCGATGGTAAGACCTGGGACGGATACCACGATGGCATCATGTTCACCGACACCACGTTCTACACGGCCACCGTCCTTTCCGAACTTGAAATTTACGACGGGCAAACGCTCAAACTCAACGTCTCGGGCTCGCAGAATTGGGGTGCACACCTGACGGGCGAGGGTGACGTTGCGTACGTTGGCGACAACAAAGCGGAAGACGTCGTCACGGTCAAGCAAAACTTCGAATCGCACAAGACGGAAGATCAGGAACTCGACCGTCTGCATCTTGCGAACGACTACACGGGGGCGACGACCGTCAAGGGCGTCACGCTCAACCTTGAGCGCGAAACGTCGCTCGGCAGCTCGGGGATTCTGAACGCTACCGACGCGAACATCGTCGAAGTCAACGAGGGTGCTCTTGGCGAGCTCGACACGATCGACTTCACGAATACGGCGCTGACGACGGCGGGTACGTCGCTTGAAGTTACGGGCGATGCGACCTTTGCTGGCCAGAACACGATAAACGTGGTCGGTTCCTTCGAGGTTGACAACGGGGCGGAACTCACGTCGGGGTCCCTTACGACGGGGTTGGCTACTTTTAAGGCGGGAGCGCTTGAGATCTCCGACGCGGCCCTGACGGCTTCTTCCGTGACGGTGACCGGGAACACGACGGTTTCGGGTGCGAATACCGTCACGGCCGGTACGTTCTCCGCGAACAGCCTGCTTCTCAATGCAAACGGATCCCTCCATGCAACTGGCGACCTCACGGCGAACACCGCCCGGCTCGCCGCGGGTACGCAACTCGTTGCGGACAAGAACGTTGCGGTCAACGACTTGCTCGTGATGCACGACAGTGCGATTAACGCCGCCCGGTTTGATGCTTGGGGTTCGGTCAGCCTTTCGGGCGCGAATACGATTTCCACCACGGACGGTGCGTTCATTCGCGGTGGGGACGTCGCACTTGCGAACGGCGTGAGTCTCGATGTGGCCCGTGGAGGACTCACCGCAAGCACGAGCGTGACGGTGGATGACGATGCCAAGCTTACCGTTACGGGCGAGCTGAATGTTGAGCACACCCTCACGCTGGGTACCGCCGGGAGCAAAACGGATACTTCGAACTTCTCCGTCGGTGGACTCAAGGTGGGTGAGGAGCTGGCTTTCGTCGGCAAGGGCCGTACGTCGGATGATGTTTACAAGTTCGGCACCTTGGTCTCGGCACTGAATTCGGAATCCGCGTACAACGTCTCGCTCACAAATGCGAATGTCGAATATACGAGTTGGCTCAGGAACGTCGGCACGACGACCCTTGACCAGGCTCATCTGACGCTTGCATACGACAATGCCGTGAGTCTCGGTCACGTCGTGATGACGAATACCTCGGGCTCCGCGAAGAGTCAGAATCTGCTTACGTTCAAGTCGGATTGGGGGTTCGTGATCGACAACCGCTTCTCGGTTGAAGGATCCGCTCCCGAAGACGTGATTGAGCTTTCGGGGAAGGGGGAGGTTGCGTTCGCGGACACCGTTCAGGTCGACGACAACTACGCGGGTTGGATCCGCATGACGGGCACGACCCTTCATCTCCCGCAGGCGAACATGCAAGGCCTGTCCGAAAAGCTCAGCGTTTCGGTAGGGACTGGCGGTACGATCGCCCTTTCGAACGATCAGACGACCCGCCTCAATCGCCTCGGTTGGGCTGATACCGGCAAGAATCCCGGGGGTACGATCGACCTTTCGAAGTTCGATTTCAGCAACCTTGGTAGCGATAAGGCCGCGATCACGGTCAACGATCTCACCGTGAACGGCAATGGTACGATCGTGGTTGACGAATCGGCCGTGCAGGGGCTTACCGTCGGTACGGGCGACGAGGGCGACTCGATTTTCGACGCTCTCAACGGCAACGGGGGAACGCTCGTGATTTCCGTTGCCAACGGGTTTGACCCCGAAGCCGCGGGTGGAACCATCAACGTTATCGTCGACGGCGACACCGATCACGATGAACAACTGACGGGGTACTTCGGCGATTCCGGGCTCTTCATCGGCGACAACGCGGTCGGTGCCGCCGCCAAGGGAACCTGGGGTTACGGTACGGAACTCGACGGCTCCGGGCTCCACGTCACGCACAAGCTGAACGAAATCGAACTCCTTGAGGGCAAAACCCTCGAACTTGCCGTCGAGGGTTCCGAGTACCAAGGTGTTCAACCGAAATTGACCGGTACGGGCACCCTTAAAAAGACGGGTGACGGGTTCCTGCATCTCGTGAACACGGAAAATACGTGGAGCGGTTCGACCGTAGTTGAAGGCGGTTGCCTCATTGCGGAAGCGGGTGCGCTCGGCACCGGCATGCTTGACGTCGATGCGAAGGGCACCTTCGTTCTGAGCGGTGCTCAGGATGAAAAGAGTGATCAGATCGTTGAGAAACTTGCCGTTGATGGCGTCGTGAAGATCGGCGGCAACACGACCGAGAATCACTTGACGCTCGAAGTTGCAGAGGGCGGCTATTTCGCCGAAGGCTCGGTACTCGAAGGCGGTTCCGACACGACTCTCGCTCTTAACGGCGGAACCCTCAGAGTAACGGACATCGAAGACGTCACCTCGGGCTACCAAGGCGAGATTCGGGTCGGCGGCGAAGCCACACTCGTTCTCGACGGCAACAAAGACGGCCGGGATGACGTCGCGGATCTTTCGCACGTCACAGGTCTGGGTACGATCGTCCTCAAGGACTACGCAAAGCACGACACGACGGGCAATTTCAACGGAACCACGAAGGTCGCGGGCGGCCACCTTGAGATCAACGGTGAGAATGCCGACTCCACGTCGGGTGCGAACCTCGTCATGACCGAGGAAGGCGGTACGATCGAGTCGAAGGGCGAACACGTCTTCAATTCGATCGACCTCCGGGGCGGCGTTCTGAATGTGGGCAAAGTCACGGCGGGTGCCGACATCGCGAGCGGTGCGCTTCACGGGACGAACGTGAACCTTTCCGACGTTACGATCGAGGTCTCCACCGACGCGTCGGGCTTGACCGTGGATGCGTCCGACATTCTCTCGATCGACAACGTCGAGGGGAAGACCACCTGGCTCGTCGAGGGCGACAAGGTTGAAGTCGCAAACGTCACGATCACGGGTCTTGACAATGTGGATAAGGATCCCGATCTCATGCAGGACGGCGAGCAGATCGGGACGATCCATTACACGCTCGGGCAGGTGACGACCGACAAGGGCGTGGGCTTCAACACGAAGGCCGACTCGTTGACCCTCACGGGGGTCTTGAACCTCACCGGCTCGCCCGATCCGACGGCCGATACGACGCTTGATCTTTCGGTGACGGGGTCGGAAACGAGCGGAATCAAGGTCGAGAAGGAAATCGTGACGCTCGCCGGCCGGAATTCCTACGGAACCCTTGATGTCGAAAAAGACGCAGAGGTCATTCTGAAGAATGATCAGATCCTGGCTGCGGGCGGTACGGTGAACGGTCGAGTTTCGGGCGACGGTCAGCTCGTCGTAAAGGGCGGTACGCTTGCCGTGAGCTCTTATGCCGGTACGGACTTCGGCATTGTCCTTGATGCGGAGACCGAGGGTGAAAATGCCGAACTTCTGATTGCGGACCGTGTCGGCAGTCCCGATCTCTTTGCGGGTGCCGTCAGGGCCGAAAAGGGTGCCGTCGTTTCCTTCTGGGAATCGACGGGGAACTTCACACTCGCTTCGGGCTCGGCCGATTACGTCCTCGAAAACAGAAGCTCCGTTACGTTCGGTCCTTACACTCCGGCCGAAGACGGATCGTTCGAGGCCGATACGGTTTCGGTCGACAATTCGAGCAGCGCCTACTTCGACATTCAAGGCAAGGCGGGTGCGACCGACCTCTCGCAAATCTCGGGCGACGGGCGGGTCGTTCTCAGCTATGCGCCTGCGTCCGAAGCGGTCGGAACGCTCGACGTGACGGCGATCGGAACGGATTCTTCCGCCTTCACGGGTACGCTCGCTTTTGTGAACGCCCAAGCGACGATCGGTACCGATGTTTCCGTTGCAAACTCGGCGCTCACTCAATTTGCGACGTCGACGGGCAAGCTTGAGGTCGGTGAAGGATCCGTCCTTCACATCAACAACGCCAAGATTCGCGGCGGGGATGGTACCGTGACGCCGAATCCCGTGAAGCTCGCGGGCGACTTCTCGATTTCCGACCGTGCGACGCTCGACTTCACGGCCGGGGTTCTTCCCGGGAGCGGCGACGAATATCTCGGAAATACCTCGGGCGTTTCCGTGAACGCAATCGACATGCAGGGACACGGGTTCGACGTGGTTGGGACCGGTGCCGAGCATACGGTGACGGTCGTTGCGAACGTCGACAACCTCGACTTTGCAAGCGGTCTTCCCTCGGGCGGAACGTATCACGGGTCGATTCTCGACATGTTGGGCGACACGCCCGACTATCCGGTGCTCACGCTCATCAAGAACATCGGTGAAACGAGCGACCTTGCGAAGATCGCTTCCGAAATGAAGCTTGAAGGCGACAACGTCGAGCATGTTGTCGAATTCTGGCAGCCGAACTGGGATCCCAACGTGGACAAGACGGTGCACGTCGCGAACGTCACGACGGGCGTGAAGCTCGTGGCCGACGAGGCTCACAACGGCATCGCGATCGGTGCGGGCATCACCGGGATCGACATCGTCTCGGGCGCGACCCTGCGCATGGACGAAGCGGCCTCGACCGAGTCGGGTGTTCACGTCGTCGACGCGGAGATCAAGGGTGACGGCAATGTGATCGTTTCGAACAGTCTCGGTACTGCGGGTTCGGACGGCATTACGTTTGCGGCCGGCAACACCTACACGGGTGAAACCGTGATCGACCTCGGTGCGACGCTTACCGCCGCGAATGAGGACGCATTCGGCGGCAGCTCGCTCGTTCGCGTCGGTACGATGGAGAACGGCGACGGAACCGATTCCGCGCCTTCGACTCTCAAGGTGTCCGTGTCGCAAGGCAACACCGGCACTTACACGAACGCTCTCAAGGTGAACGCACTCACCGTGGGCTCGAACGGCACCGTGGAACTTGCCAAAGACAACGATCTCCTCTTGACCGGCACCGGTACGTCGACCCTCGCCGCGAATTCGACCGTGACGGGCGACGATTCGACCACGATCGGTCTTGCAGGCGGCAAACTGGTCGTTGAAAAGCTCGACACGCTTTCGGGCTTCAAGGGCGCCTTCCGCGTCGATACCGATGCTTCCGTCGACTTCACGGTGGCGGACGGCTCCTACACCTGGACGAACGACGTTCTCTACTACACCGACGCACGCTCGCGTGCGATCGGTGCGGGCGAATTCGTGAAGACGGGTGCGGGGACGCTTGTCATCGACGGCACGCAGGCAAACCTTGCCGCGATGCGTCTCGTTGCGGCCGAAGGCACGACGAACGTCAAGGGCGGTGCTTCGATCCTGGGTCTCACGACCCGCGCCGATACGGTCGTTGATGTGGACGGCGTCTTCACGACGCAGAGCCTCTCGGCCGATGCGGGCAGCATCTTCGCGCTCGACGTCGTGACCGGAAAGACCGTCTCCGTGAAGGAAGGCGAATCCTCGACGACGAAGCCGATCTGGGGCCTGGGCGAAAACGGTTCCGACGGCATCCGCGTGACGGGTACCGCTTCGGGGACGCTCAACCTCGCCGTGACGCCGAAGAACGTCGACCGGGGTGCGGAAGAAAGCATCCAGCTCGTCGATGCGGCGCATGCCGAGGACGGGAATTTCACCGTGAACCTTGTCGACGCGAACGGCTCTCGGATTGAGGCCCTCACGGCCGGTGCCTACGACTACACGCTCGTTCGCAAGGACGACGCCCAGAACGGCACCGACGTGTTCCTTTCGAGCATCACGGGTGAGGACGACGTTCGCAATACGACGGTCACCGCCGGTTCCTACCTCGGTGTTGCGGCCGCCGCGCAGCTCTTCGACATTTCGCTCCACGACCGCATGAGCAACCGCTCGTGGTTGACAGCGAACGCCGACGGATCGATTGCGAACAGCTTCTGGGTGCTCGAAACCGTCTCGAACGAACGCTACGGCGATTCGACGGGGCAGATCGACGTCCACGACACGGCTTCGACCACCACGGTGGGTTCCGATATCCTCTCGGGCCTTGCCGCGGGCGGCACGTGGTACGCGGGCGCGATGTTCTCCTATGCGACCGAAGACACGAAGAGCCGTTCGAACCGTACGGCGCTCGACTCCCGCGCGGATACGGACGCGTGGGCCGCGGGTCTCTATGCGGGCTGGCAGCTTAACGGCGCCGACCGCACGGGTCCCTACGTCGACGGCTGGATCCTCTGGACCGACGCCGAAAGCGACGTGAAGGGCGGGAACGTCTCCGAAACGGTGGACGGGAACGGTCTCTCCGCGTCGATCGAAGCGGGCTGGGGCTTCAAGGCCCTTTCCTACAACGCGCACGGTCAGGCGGGCGACATCTACGTCGAACCGCACGTCTCCGTCACGTGGTTCGGTTACGAAGCGGACGACGTCTCGAACGACGTCCACGACGTGACGTTCGAAGGGAAGGACAACATCCGCACGAAGTTGGGTGTGAAGACCTACGCCTTCGGCAAGAACTCGGGCGGCTTCTCCCCGTACGTCGAACTCAACTGGATCCACAACACCGAAACGTACGGCGTCACGATGTCGAACGTGACGGTCGAGCAGGTCGGTGCCGAGGACCAGGGTGAAGTGCGTGCCGGTGCCGATTGGCGCATCAACGATGCGTTCACGGTCTGGGGCCACTTCGGCGTCACGTCGGGCTCCGACGGGTACTCGAACCGCGAAGGGTCGTTGGGGGTGCGGTACACCTTCTGA
- the traL gene encoding type IV conjugative transfer system protein TraL, translating to MRSTPVPKNLDAKPRILFWDAETVLAAVALTGIGTVLGHAVTGAILGVAAGYALHRLLASRVRGFPLHLAYWHFGAGSFKRTPPSAKRRFVG from the coding sequence ATGCGTTCGACACCCGTACCCAAAAACCTCGACGCGAAGCCCCGGATCCTCTTCTGGGATGCGGAAACGGTCCTTGCGGCCGTCGCCCTCACGGGGATCGGCACGGTACTCGGGCACGCGGTGACGGGCGCCATCCTCGGAGTCGCTGCGGGCTACGCCCTCCACCGGCTCCTCGCATCGCGCGTTCGGGGGTTTCCACTGCACCTTGCGTACTGGCACTTCGGGGCGGGGTCCTTCAAGAGAACTCCGCCCTCCGCGAAGCGCCGGTTCGTGGGGTGA
- a CDS encoding TraK domain-containing protein has product MTDRTRRTLFSAFDHALPRAKRSALCSFFPFAAFLTAGTAAGTGAALLFGLLHPAECEARTTDAPAQPEYHSILPFLDGYAYTGDPDGVPEEESVSTKPSTVEPAKTEPRKADSHAANAALRNEAPVAPEGRAVPDALHSGEAPEAPEHREASRPMEDGEDGEDAKEAPAKALAEELADTHAKHANEPDTAPSQTSNASSNSASDAAIDEAPQAIRTTEATEANDVNEAAGALTPARTVEPAFRAAPRAQNPFVRQRETVPSLVFHISPYQTSRLAVEGERIASAIWDQADLTLEAESRTGEVYLLPKRLGRMQLYVTTESGETAGITIVADERAEPENIVLERRRSRNATEQAEHRTAPTRQLPALPASDFEGALKTFAATLARGEEPPAVEKRPCVETEAVLHARKVLATLAPKAEVCYAARGLFATRIRIKNRSIRPVLVRESALLAPQVLAVTAEKPVLAAGESTVFHIIEATHD; this is encoded by the coding sequence ATGACGGACCGCACCCGCCGCACCCTCTTTTCGGCGTTCGATCACGCCCTCCCGCGCGCGAAGCGCTCGGCCCTCTGTTCTTTCTTTCCCTTTGCCGCCTTCCTCACCGCGGGGACCGCGGCGGGAACGGGCGCGGCGCTCCTTTTCGGCCTTCTCCATCCCGCCGAGTGCGAGGCGCGCACGACGGACGCTCCCGCGCAGCCCGAATACCATTCGATTCTTCCGTTCTTGGACGGCTACGCCTATACGGGGGACCCCGACGGGGTGCCCGAAGAAGAGAGCGTCTCGACGAAACCGTCGACGGTCGAGCCCGCAAAGACGGAACCGCGAAAAGCGGATTCTCACGCTGCAAACGCCGCCCTCCGCAACGAAGCGCCCGTCGCCCCCGAAGGGCGCGCCGTTCCCGATGCCCTTCACTCGGGGGAAGCCCCGGAAGCACCCGAACACCGGGAAGCCTCCCGCCCGATGGAAGACGGAGAAGACGGAGAAGATGCGAAAGAAGCACCCGCGAAGGCGCTTGCGGAAGAGCTCGCCGATACGCACGCAAAGCACGCAAACGAGCCCGATACCGCCCCGTCGCAAACGAGCAACGCGTCGAGCAACTCGGCGAGCGATGCGGCGATCGACGAGGCGCCCCAAGCGATCCGAACGACCGAAGCAACCGAAGCGAACGATGTGAACGAAGCGGCCGGAGCGCTCACCCCCGCCCGAACCGTCGAACCCGCCTTCCGCGCGGCTCCTCGGGCGCAAAACCCCTTCGTGCGGCAGCGGGAAACGGTGCCCTCGTTGGTCTTTCACATTTCTCCCTACCAGACGAGCCGCCTGGCGGTTGAGGGCGAGCGCATCGCATCCGCCATCTGGGATCAGGCCGATTTAACGCTCGAAGCCGAAAGCCGCACGGGCGAAGTCTATTTGCTCCCGAAGCGCCTCGGGAGGATGCAGCTCTACGTCACGACCGAGTCGGGCGAAACCGCGGGGATCACGATCGTCGCGGACGAACGGGCCGAACCCGAGAACATCGTCTTGGAGCGCCGACGCTCGCGCAATGCGACCGAACAGGCCGAACACCGTACGGCTCCGACCCGACAGCTCCCCGCCCTTCCCGCTTCGGATTTCGAAGGGGCGCTCAAAACCTTTGCCGCGACGCTCGCGCGCGGGGAAGAACCCCCGGCCGTCGAAAAGCGTCCGTGCGTCGAGACGGAAGCGGTGCTCCACGCCCGAAAGGTCCTCGCAACGCTCGCCCCGAAGGCGGAAGTCTGCTACGCGGCGCGGGGCCTCTTTGCAACGCGCATTCGCATCAAGAACCGCTCGATCCGACCCGTTCTTGTTCGGGAATCCGCCCTTCTCGCACCCCAAGTGCTCGCCGTCACGGCCGAAAAACCCGTCCTTGCCGCGGGCGAGAGCACCGTTTTTCACATCATCGAGGCTACGCATGACTGA
- a CDS encoding HU family DNA-binding protein, whose amino-acid sequence MNKSEFVAAIAAKAGTTKAEAEKLVAAYHEVVTETLVKGEKIQLIGFGNYEVSERAAREGRNPATGAAITIAACKLPKFTAGKALKDKVNGKK is encoded by the coding sequence ATGAACAAGTCCGAATTTGTCGCCGCCATCGCCGCCAAGGCCGGCACCACCAAGGCCGAAGCCGAAAAGCTCGTTGCCGCCTACCACGAAGTTGTGACGGAAACCCTCGTCAAGGGCGAAAAGATCCAGCTCATCGGCTTCGGCAACTACGAAGTTTCCGAACGTGCCGCCCGCGAAGGCCGCAACCCCGCCACGGGCGCCGCGATCACGATCGCCGCTTGCAAGCTGCCGAAGTTCACGGCCGGCAAGGCCCTGAAGGACAAGGTCAACGGCAAGAAGTAA